The nucleotide window ACGGCTCCGAGGCGTTCGCCGAGCGTTATGCGCTCTTGCGCCCGCTCATCGAGTCCGCGCAAGCGGCGCTCGCCGACATCGACGCACGCTGCCAACTCGACTACGAGCAGCGCGACGGCCTGCTCTATCTCGTGCGCGGCAACGACGAATGGTCGCTCACCCAACCAGCCCTCGAACTGCTGCGCCGTTTCGAGACGCCCCACCACGCGCTTTCGCCCGCGGAATGCGTGGCTTTCGACCATGCCATCCCCGCCGATCCGCCGTTTGCCGGCGGCGTGCACTTCGAGACTGGCCGGGTAGCCAACTGCCCGCTCTTCGTGAAGCTGCTCAAGCAGGTGCTCGACGCCCAGGGCGGCGTGCAGTTCGAAATGAGCCGTGAAGTCAGTGCGATCCGCCTGGAAGATCGGCGCGCGGCGGTGGAACTCGCGCCGCCTGCGCACGAAGCGGGCCGCTCACGCGACGTCGAGGTGATCTCGGGCGATGCCGTCGTGGTCGCCGCGGGCGCGCAAACGCCCCGGCTTCTCGCGCCGCTCGGCCTCAAGATGCCTGTCTATCCGCTGCGCATGCACACGCTCAATTCGCCGGTAGCGCATGAGGAATGCGTGCCGCAGAGCACGATCGTCGATGCTGGCAAGCGCATCGCCATCGCGCGTATGAATCACCGCCTGCGGATATCGGGCGCCGCCGTGCTGCTGCGCGCGCAGGAAGTCGATGACGCGCTGCCCGAGGCGCTCACCGAGGACGCGCTCGCACTGCTCGGCGAAGCGTCGCGCGACTGGGCGCCGGGCGCCGCGCGCATTTCGGCCGCGCTTGCGTGGGAAGGCATGAAGCTGCTTTCCGCCGACGGCCTGCCGGCGGTCGGCAACGTGGGCCATCCGCGCCTTTTCGTCAACGCAGGCCACGGACCGGCGGGCTGGGCGCTTTCGCTCGGCTCCGCGCGCCTCGTCGCCCAGCAGGTCTCCAACACGGCGCCAGACCTGCCGGCCGATACCATCAAGGCGCTCTGGCCAGGCCGCGATTAAGCGGCGCGCGCGTGCGGCGTTGCCTTGCCGCCGCGCCGGTCCGCCGCGCGCCTGGGGCGTGCCGCCTGAGGCCATGCTCGGGTATCGTTGCGATGTCGCTTCTCAGGACCGCATCGTCATGACGCACGTTCCACACTCCTCTGGTACCGGGCAACCGGTGCTCGTCAATCCGCACGATCGTGCGGTCCCGCTTCTCACCGTCGAAGCGTTGCGCGAGGCCGAAGTCGCCGCGCAGTCGGCTTTGCCTGCTCACACACTCATGGCGCGCGCCGCCGCCGCCGCCGCGCACTTCCTGAGCGAGCAACTCGCGCACGCGCCCTCATCCGCAAGCGACAAGCCGGTCTGGTTCGCCGCGGGGCCCGGCAACAACGGTGGTGACGCGCTCGTCGTCGCCACCGAACTCCATCGCGCGGGCGTCGCAGTGGAAGTCTGCATGCCAGTCGAGGTCAAGCCCGACGACGCGCTCTGGGCGCTCGCTGAGGCGCGAGCGGCAGGCGTGCCCATCGCCTCGTCCGTGCCCGCGTCGTTCGACGCTTACGGTTGGCTCGTCGACGGGATGTTCGGCATCGGTCTCGCGCGCGGACTCGAAGGCGTGTTCGCCGAAGTCGCCGAAAGACTCTCAGCACGCGCGCACAGTCATGGCCACGTGCTCTCGCTCGACATGCCGAGCGGCCTCGACAGCGACACGGGCAACGTGGTCGGCAGCGGCCCGGTCGTGCGCGCGACACATACCGTGACCTTCATCGCCGCCAAGCCCGGCCTCTACACCGGTGCCGGGCGCGACTACGCGGGCACCGTCGCGGTCGCGCCGATCGGCATCGACACCGAAGACACGCCGGGCGCCGCTCGCCTGAACGCACCGTCGCTCTTCGCCGCTGCGCTGCCCGCACGCGACTTCGCCACCCACAAGGGCACGTTCGGCACGCTCGCCGTCGTGGGCGGCGACACGGGCATGTGCGGCGCGCCGATTCTCGCGGCACGCGCGGCGCTGCTCACCGGCGCTGGGAAGGTTCACGTGGGCTTTCTCGGCAGCGACGCGCCACCCTACGACGCCCCGCACCCCGAACTCATGCTGCACGCGGCGGCCCGGCTCGCGCTCGATACGATGGACGCCGTGGCGGCGGGATGCGGAATGGGCGGCAGCGCGTCCGCACGGCAGCTCGTGGACGCCATCCTGCGCCTTCGGGCCCCCGTGCTGCTCGATGCCGACGCGCTCAATCTCGTCGCGCGCGACGAGGCGCTCGCGGCACACGTCGCGCTGTCGGCCGCCACGCGCGGGGTGCCTTGCGTGCTCACGCCGCATCCGCTCGAAGCGGCGCGGCTGCTCGGCTGCGACACCGCCGCAGTGCAGCGCGACCGCGTGG belongs to Paraburkholderia flagellata and includes:
- a CDS encoding FAD-dependent oxidoreductase, with protein sequence MDVIVIGGGIAGIATAWQLRAAGHRVCVIERHATVAQGATYGHSGIALPTPLDVWFGPTFLRNGRQSSGGVISKSGWRGQAHGFVKRLATLHGSEAFAERYALLRPLIESAQAALADIDARCQLDYEQRDGLLYLVRGNDEWSLTQPALELLRRFETPHHALSPAECVAFDHAIPADPPFAGGVHFETGRVANCPLFVKLLKQVLDAQGGVQFEMSREVSAIRLEDRRAAVELAPPAHEAGRSRDVEVISGDAVVVAAGAQTPRLLAPLGLKMPVYPLRMHTLNSPVAHEECVPQSTIVDAGKRIAIARMNHRLRISGAAVLLRAQEVDDALPEALTEDALALLGEASRDWAPGAARISAALAWEGMKLLSADGLPAVGNVGHPRLFVNAGHGPAGWALSLGSARLVAQQVSNTAPDLPADTIKALWPGRD
- a CDS encoding NAD(P)H-hydrate dehydratase yields the protein MTHVPHSSGTGQPVLVNPHDRAVPLLTVEALREAEVAAQSALPAHTLMARAAAAAAHFLSEQLAHAPSSASDKPVWFAAGPGNNGGDALVVATELHRAGVAVEVCMPVEVKPDDALWALAEARAAGVPIASSVPASFDAYGWLVDGMFGIGLARGLEGVFAEVAERLSARAHSHGHVLSLDMPSGLDSDTGNVVGSGPVVRATHTVTFIAAKPGLYTGAGRDYAGTVAVAPIGIDTEDTPGAARLNAPSLFAAALPARDFATHKGTFGTLAVVGGDTGMCGAPILAARAALLTGAGKVHVGFLGSDAPPYDAPHPELMLHAAARLALDTMDAVAAGCGMGGSASARQLVDAILRLRAPVLLDADALNLVARDEALAAHVALSAATRGVPCVLTPHPLEAARLLGCDTAAVQRDRVAAARTLASRYAAVAVLKGSGTVIAAPDGRVAVNPTGNAGLATGGTGDVLGGIIGALLAQRLPPYEAALAGVYLHGLAADTLCAQGDGPAGLTAGELAPAVRKLMNRLFYAPRYAA